TCTTTGCCAGCCGAAGATGAATCATTTTGATTCTCGTTTTTGGCTTGATCCACTGCTGATGACGCCGCACATCCCCCAAGAGCAAAAACACTGACGCATAAAAGCAGCCATAATTTCCACATGAATGCTGGTTTCATTCGCACACCCTTCCCCCTATTCATTTGAAACATCGATGAATTCCTGCCCCTCGTTCATCTAAAAGAGCGCATCCCTCCCTTGTTCCTCAAAAGCGATGCATGTTCTCCACGTTGAGGATTTGTTCTTGATTAGCAGTATAAGGCCCACGTTTCACGGAGTCAACATATTTGTCATATTTTATTACATATTTTTGTTATATTTATTATCAATCATCTTCCGACCAATCAGCCAGGTCGAAAAACAAAACATGCCCCAAAAAGGCACACATGCACCTTTTTGGGGCAGCGTTCATTTCACAAGCGACAAATCCACTCCAATGACCCCGACAATTTGACCGTTATGATCCCTAATGGGAGCGGACACCGTGACGCAAAGATGTTTCGTCAATGCCGATACATACGGATCGGAAACATACACTGTTCCTCTACAAGCTTCCTGAAACCACGACCGGACTTTGGCGTTGACCAAGCCCGCCGGCGGATTCGAATAGACAAACGCCCCATCAAGACGATTCGACCAGACAGCCTCAATCTCTCCATTCTCAGATAAAAATCGATCCAGCACGCGTTGATGCATGGCCTCATCCATTTGTTCCAACGGAGCTGACTGAAGCAAAGCCGATAGTTTCTGAATCGTGTTTTTCACGACCGCATCATCGACAGAAATCGTTTCTCTCATCCAATCACGTCCGACCGTTTGCTGCAGCTCCTCCGCTGTCTTTTGCAGCGCTTCATTAATGCGCAAAATCTGTTCGACGCTTTCATGCTGTTCGTTCATATCCGCCGTCACTCGCTCGACAAACCGTTGATTTTCCCGGCTCAATTGCACGATTTCTTCTAGGAGAACGGCGATTTCTTTCACGCTGTCCGACTGCCCAGACGCTGACCGGACAGAAGAGGAGACGAGGTCCGTCATATCATTCAGCTGTCGCTGCAGCAAATGAAGGAACGACATAATCGCTTCCATTTCTTTCTCTTCGACATCGATTTGCTTTGTTTCTTCGCGAACGATATCGGTTGTCGCTGCGATTTCGCGTTGAATAAGGGACAAAATATCCTGTGTTTGCTGGACAGCTTCCGACGTTTGATTCGCCAACATGCCGATTTCCCGCGCGACGACCGCAAACCCGCGCCCATGTTCTCCCGCACGAGCCGCCTCAATATTGGCATTGAGCGACAAAATTTTCGTTTTCTGCGAAATCTCGCCGATCGCTGATATAATTTCATTGATGCGTCGCGAATGATGAACGAGACGGTCCATTTGTTCCAATAACGTTTCATGGTGGGAGCGCAGTGTTCGAATTTCTTTTTGCAA
Above is a window of Geobacillus thermoleovorans DNA encoding:
- a CDS encoding methyl-accepting chemotaxis protein, encoding MIFARRAERKIKRELDQPRREETQGGPQQIARQIVVAVDQLKAAMEQMKMAALSLNDISDSSRNSAAELMDHSEKTVEYTEKVANKMRTIEEAAREIAASSRDMYASSQQFSEHWLHSWNSLETLQKEIRTLRSHHETLLEQMDRLVHHSRRINEIISAIGEISQKTKILSLNANIEAARAGEHGRGFAVVAREIGMLANQTSEAVQQTQDILSLIQREIAATTDIVREETKQIDVEEKEMEAIMSFLHLLQRQLNDMTDLVSSSVRSASGQSDSVKEIAVLLEEIVQLSRENQRFVERVTADMNEQHESVEQILRINEALQKTAEELQQTVGRDWMRETISVDDAVVKNTIQKLSALLQSAPLEQMDEAMHQRVLDRFLSENGEIEAVWSNRLDGAFVYSNPPAGLVNAKVRSWFQEACRGTVYVSDPYVSALTKHLCVTVSAPIRDHNGQIVGVIGVDLSLVK